A genomic segment from Desulfurispirillum indicum S5 encodes:
- a CDS encoding carbonic anhydrase, with protein MERLYQGIVRFRESDYQSHKDLFKELGQSQSPHTLFIGCSDSRVVPNLITQTLPGELFVIRNVANIVPPYRDTNDYVATLSAIEYAVKALNVENIVVCGHSNCGGCNALFAPEETLNAVPHVKKWLEISHGVKEKILREYPDADAQKREWMTEQMNVVQQMKNLLSYPYIKERYQEGKLSILGWYYIIETGEVFSYNKESMEFELVTDTFTP; from the coding sequence ATGGAACGCCTCTACCAGGGGATAGTCCGCTTCCGCGAAAGCGACTACCAGAGCCACAAGGATCTTTTCAAAGAACTTGGCCAGTCCCAAAGCCCTCACACCCTTTTTATCGGCTGTTCAGACTCACGGGTCGTACCGAATCTCATCACTCAGACACTGCCTGGAGAGCTTTTCGTCATACGCAATGTGGCCAATATCGTGCCGCCATATCGCGATACCAACGACTATGTCGCCACGCTTTCGGCCATTGAATACGCGGTAAAAGCGCTCAATGTTGAAAATATCGTCGTCTGCGGACACTCCAATTGTGGCGGCTGCAACGCCCTTTTCGCCCCCGAGGAGACACTGAACGCCGTACCCCATGTCAAGAAATGGCTGGAAATATCACACGGAGTGAAGGAAAAAATTCTGCGAGAGTACCCCGATGCCGATGCGCAAAAGCGCGAATGGATGACGGAGCAGATGAACGTGGTGCAGCAGATGAAAAATCTGCTCTCTTACCCCTATATCAAGGAGCGTTATCAGGAAGGGAAGCTGAGTATTCTCGGCTGGTATTATATTATCGAAACCGGTGAAGTCTTCAGCTACAACAAGGAATCCATGGAGTTTGAGCTGGTAACCGACACCTTCACCCCATAA
- a CDS encoding DUF4212 domain-containing protein — protein sequence MSEKDTELTPQNYWKENVRLLSILLVIWFVVSYGFGILLVDVLNNIRLFGFQLGFWFAQQGSIYVFLALIIIYVRGMAKLDEKYNVGEDKPVKAAKK from the coding sequence ATGAGTGAAAAAGACACTGAATTGACCCCGCAAAATTACTGGAAAGAAAATGTACGCTTGCTGTCCATACTTCTGGTGATCTGGTTCGTGGTCTCTTATGGATTCGGTATTCTGCTGGTGGATGTGCTCAATAACATTCGTCTCTTCGGCTTTCAGCTTGGCTTCTGGTTTGCCCAGCAGGGATCAATTTACGTGTTCCTGGCATTGATTATCATCTATGTGCGTGGCATGGCCAAACTGGACGAGAAGTACAATGTCGGTGAAGACAAGCCTGTAAAAGCAGCGAAGAAATAA
- a CDS encoding sodium:solute symporter family protein — translation MDLQLMIYLFVGGTFAIYIGIAIWAKAGSTKDFYVAGGGVPPVMNGMATAADWMSAASFISMAGLIAFLGYDGSMYLMGWTGGYVLLAMLLAPYLRKFGKFTVPDFVGDRYYSDTARIVAAICTIFISFTYVAGQMRGVGIVFSRFLQVDVNSGVIIGMVIVFIYAVLGGMKGITYTQVAQYCVLITAYLVPAIFLSIMTTGHFFPQTGMGATVLDPVTGADTGVYLLDRLDGMLTELGFVAYTDGTKSTLDLFFITVALMAGTAGLPHVIVRFFTVPRVHDARISAGWALFFIALLYTTAPAVGVFARTNIIETVHGQDYAEMPQWFKTWEQTGLIGVSNPTPNAEGKIILDMSRGATENSVRVDRDIMVLANPEMSQLPNWVIALVAAGGMAAALSTAAGLLLVISTSIAHDVLGKVVMKGKMSDKGELLAARIAAAVAICVAGLLGIYPPGFVAQVVAFAFGLACASFFPVIIMGVFSKRMNKEGAIAGMTVGLSFTFVYIVYTRFINTDPSIWWFGISPEGIGTLGMIFNFIAAYVVSRMTSPPPAHIQDLIEDIRVPKGAGAATHH, via the coding sequence ATGGATTTACAACTTATGATATACCTCTTTGTCGGGGGTACCTTCGCGATTTATATCGGTATTGCCATCTGGGCAAAGGCCGGTTCGACAAAGGATTTCTATGTGGCTGGTGGCGGTGTTCCGCCTGTGATGAACGGCATGGCGACTGCGGCTGACTGGATGTCGGCGGCGTCCTTTATCTCCATGGCGGGCCTGATTGCCTTCCTGGGTTATGACGGCTCCATGTACCTGATGGGCTGGACTGGCGGTTACGTCCTGCTGGCGATGCTGCTGGCTCCTTACCTTCGCAAGTTCGGAAAGTTTACGGTTCCCGATTTTGTCGGTGATCGCTACTATTCCGATACGGCTCGTATTGTAGCGGCCATTTGTACCATCTTTATTTCCTTTACCTATGTTGCCGGCCAGATGCGCGGTGTTGGTATCGTCTTCTCCCGCTTCCTGCAGGTGGACGTGAACAGCGGCGTTATCATTGGTATGGTTATCGTCTTCATCTACGCCGTACTTGGCGGCATGAAGGGTATCACCTACACCCAGGTTGCCCAGTATTGCGTGCTGATCACGGCCTATCTGGTGCCTGCGATTTTCCTCTCCATTATGACCACCGGCCACTTCTTCCCCCAGACGGGTATGGGTGCCACGGTTCTTGACCCTGTTACTGGCGCTGACACCGGAGTCTATCTGCTGGATCGACTGGATGGCATGCTGACGGAGCTGGGCTTTGTGGCCTACACCGACGGCACCAAGTCCACCCTTGATCTGTTCTTTATTACCGTAGCCCTGATGGCTGGTACGGCAGGTCTGCCCCACGTTATCGTGCGTTTCTTCACGGTTCCCCGTGTGCATGACGCCCGTATTTCTGCAGGCTGGGCCCTGTTCTTCATCGCCCTGCTCTACACGACTGCCCCTGCGGTAGGTGTGTTTGCCCGTACCAACATCATCGAAACGGTGCATGGTCAGGATTACGCCGAGATGCCCCAGTGGTTCAAAACCTGGGAGCAGACGGGCCTGATTGGCGTTTCCAATCCGACTCCCAATGCCGAAGGGAAGATCATTCTCGATATGTCACGTGGCGCAACGGAGAACTCTGTGCGCGTTGACCGCGACATCATGGTTCTGGCGAACCCTGAAATGAGTCAGCTGCCCAACTGGGTAATTGCTCTGGTTGCAGCTGGTGGTATGGCGGCAGCCCTCTCCACGGCGGCTGGTCTGCTCCTGGTTATTTCGACATCCATTGCCCACGATGTTCTGGGTAAGGTGGTGATGAAAGGCAAGATGTCCGACAAGGGTGAGCTTCTGGCGGCCCGGATAGCAGCGGCGGTGGCCATCTGTGTCGCAGGTCTGCTGGGCATCTATCCGCCGGGCTTTGTGGCCCAGGTGGTGGCTTTCGCCTTCGGACTTGCCTGCGCCTCCTTCTTCCCGGTTATTATCATGGGCGTATTCTCCAAGCGCATGAATAAGGAAGGCGCCATTGCCGGCATGACTGTGGGTCTGAGCTTTACTTTCGTGTACATCGTCTACACCCGCTTTATTAACACCGATCCCTCCATCTGGTGGTTCGGTATCTCTCCCGAGGGTATCGGTACCCTGGGTATGATCTTTAACTTTATCGCGGCCTACGTGGTTTCCAGGATGACATCGCCTCCTCCGGCGCATATCCAGGATCTTATCGAGGACATCCGCGTTCCCAAAGGCGCTGGAGCGGCAACTCACCACTGA
- a CDS encoding DUF485 domain-containing protein: MGHGPAVKLGKDNASPYKAKLGIKMFWVYALLYLGFVVINLNWPSLMAAHVLGMNFALAYGLGLIVIAMVMAMVYNYFCTKAEREMNKDEKAVVR; the protein is encoded by the coding sequence ATGGGACACGGACCGGCGGTCAAGCTTGGCAAGGATAATGCCTCGCCGTACAAAGCAAAGCTCGGAATTAAGATGTTTTGGGTGTATGCCCTTCTGTACCTTGGTTTTGTGGTGATTAACCTGAACTGGCCCTCATTGATGGCGGCCCATGTGCTTGGTATGAATTTTGCGCTGGCCTATGGCCTCGGGCTGATTGTCATCGCCATGGTGATGGCAATGGTCTATAACTACTTCTGCACCAAGGCAGAGCGTGAGATGAACAAGGACGAGAAGGCGGTGGTACGATGA
- a CDS encoding cation acetate symporter: MIYAQSSLAVVLFCLFVALVLGLTFYLARKTTSAAGYYAAGGGVHWFTNGVAFAGDYLSAASFLGIAGMIATVGFDGWMYSLGYLGGWIVALFLVAEPLKRLGKFTFTDALDSKFNSKAIQLMAGISTLVVSVFYLIPQMVGAGTLVTPLLGLPHAAGVVIVGVIVTIIVASAGMASTTMVQFLKGVLLIIFSTVLVIGLLVRGLSTEPDHGGTREFYNFQQMEAALAADGSLVLPANSGYEVVDGWKQSVYAQKGYARLKSQRDGYETIWRIEETAAGIVLNEAMYRETLADGTRLYNGAPAEEGRFVPVGQAKEIMIDGEVVMQTGPIGPLAFLTALRDSTIVLWGTEHMRDGDNIIVVYYQKPTPGNEVLRPGILLQVENATLVQQLNFISLMLALFCGTAALPHILIRYYTVPSQADARKSTIVAIGLIGFFYILTLYLGLGAMTSGVVNIMDSNMAAPLLSLSFGVVLFAIISSIAFATVLGTVSGLIVASSGALAHDLLDNFFGVKFTDQGKVRAGKIAAVTVGIFAIYLGILFEGMNVSFLVGWAFAIAASANLPAIVMLLFWKKTTAYGIAASVGTGIVSALGLILLSPDMYTRYGLLPQDAPMVLNNPGIISIPLSFLALVVVSLMTQKHNEGLATEGEGATS, encoded by the coding sequence ATGATTTACGCACAGTCAAGCCTCGCGGTCGTTCTCTTCTGCCTGTTCGTTGCCCTGGTACTGGGGCTGACCTTCTATCTTGCCCGCAAGACGACTTCGGCTGCCGGTTACTACGCGGCAGGCGGTGGTGTTCACTGGTTCACCAACGGGGTCGCCTTTGCCGGTGACTACCTTTCCGCAGCATCTTTCCTGGGGATTGCCGGTATGATTGCCACGGTTGGCTTTGATGGCTGGATGTACTCCCTGGGGTATCTCGGTGGATGGATTGTCGCTCTTTTCCTGGTGGCAGAACCCCTGAAGCGCCTTGGGAAATTTACCTTTACCGATGCCCTTGATTCAAAATTCAACTCAAAGGCCATTCAGCTGATGGCGGGTATCAGTACTCTGGTGGTATCTGTTTTCTACCTGATTCCGCAGATGGTCGGTGCTGGTACGCTGGTAACACCTCTGCTGGGCCTTCCCCACGCGGCTGGTGTCGTGATTGTTGGTGTTATTGTTACGATTATCGTTGCCTCGGCGGGAATGGCCTCCACCACGATGGTGCAGTTCCTTAAGGGTGTGCTCTTGATCATCTTCTCAACGGTTCTGGTTATCGGACTGCTGGTTCGCGGTCTCTCCACAGAGCCCGATCATGGTGGAACCCGCGAATTCTACAACTTCCAGCAGATGGAAGCAGCGCTGGCTGCCGATGGTTCACTGGTTCTCCCCGCCAACAGTGGCTATGAGGTGGTGGATGGCTGGAAGCAGTCAGTCTATGCACAGAAAGGCTACGCTCGTCTGAAGTCCCAGCGTGATGGCTACGAGACGATCTGGCGTATCGAGGAAACTGCTGCTGGAATCGTGCTCAATGAAGCCATGTATCGCGAAACCCTTGCTGATGGCACTCGTCTGTATAACGGTGCCCCTGCTGAAGAGGGTCGCTTTGTCCCCGTAGGCCAGGCCAAAGAGATTATGATTGATGGCGAAGTCGTCATGCAGACTGGCCCCATCGGTCCATTGGCTTTCCTGACGGCACTGCGCGACAGTACCATTGTCCTGTGGGGCACTGAGCATATGCGTGACGGCGACAATATTATCGTAGTCTACTACCAGAAGCCGACTCCCGGCAACGAGGTGCTGCGTCCCGGTATCCTGCTGCAGGTGGAAAATGCCACCCTGGTTCAGCAGCTGAACTTTATCTCCCTGATGCTGGCGCTGTTCTGCGGTACGGCGGCCCTGCCCCATATCCTGATCCGTTACTACACGGTTCCCAGCCAGGCAGATGCCCGCAAGTCCACCATTGTGGCGATTGGTCTCATCGGTTTCTTCTACATCCTGACCCTCTACCTTGGGCTGGGCGCCATGACCAGTGGTGTGGTAAACATCATGGACAGCAATATGGCGGCGCCGTTACTGTCCCTCTCCTTCGGGGTGGTGCTCTTTGCGATCATCTCGTCCATCGCCTTCGCGACGGTGCTTGGAACGGTGTCTGGCCTGATCGTTGCCTCCTCGGGTGCCTTGGCCCACGATCTGCTTGATAACTTCTTTGGTGTCAAATTTACCGATCAGGGAAAGGTGCGGGCCGGAAAGATTGCCGCGGTTACTGTTGGTATCTTTGCGATCTATCTTGGTATCCTGTTTGAGGGCATGAACGTGAGCTTCCTGGTGGGCTGGGCCTTTGCCATCGCGGCTTCTGCCAACCTGCCGGCCATTGTCATGCTGCTCTTCTGGAAGAAGACCACGGCGTATGGGATTGCGGCATCGGTGGGAACGGGTATTGTTTCCGCTCTCGGCCTCATCCTGCTGTCGCCTGATATGTATACCCGCTATGGCCTGTTGCCCCAGGACGCTCCCATGGTTCTGAACAACCCGGGTATCATCTCCATCCCCCTGAGCTTCCTGGCTCTGGTGGTGGTGTCCCTGATGACCCAGAAGCACAATGAGGGTCTTGCCACTGAAGGTGAAGGCGCGACCAGCTGA
- a CDS encoding pyridoxal phosphate-dependent aminotransferase produces the protein MPYLKSQHLCDVNYEIRGKIAQKSAELLRSGHNIIELNIGNPAQFGFRVPEAINQAITQNIIQAEAYTDSKGIFPARQAVVNEVQLQGIADVKIEHVFLGNGVSELILLAMEALLNPGDEVLIPSPDYPLWTAAVRLSGGKAVHYNCIEEKGWIPDLADMEAKITSRTKAIVVINPNNPTGAVYDRETLTEIVDLARTHNLILYSDEIYNKITYDGIEHIPMASLSTDVLTVTFGGLSKVYRAAGYRVGWLYFSGPVREAEDYIDGITLLASMRLCSNALGQWGVQAALGGIQSIFSLTAPGGRLYNQRNAVYERLNAIDGVHCAKPLGALYAFPSFDLRRFRFKNDEDFVYRFLSEQQVLLVQGKGFNYFSECHFRVVFLPQVDLINDAMDRLEEFLRENQA, from the coding sequence ATGCCATACCTGAAGTCTCAGCATCTTTGTGATGTCAATTACGAAATACGGGGCAAAATAGCCCAAAAGTCCGCTGAATTACTGCGATCGGGCCACAATATTATTGAGCTCAATATCGGAAATCCAGCACAGTTCGGGTTTCGTGTGCCTGAAGCCATTAACCAGGCGATAACGCAGAATATTATCCAGGCAGAAGCCTACACGGACTCCAAGGGGATTTTTCCTGCGCGCCAGGCGGTGGTCAATGAAGTACAGCTGCAGGGTATCGCCGATGTGAAAATTGAGCATGTGTTTCTGGGCAATGGGGTCAGTGAGCTGATTCTCCTGGCGATGGAAGCTCTGTTGAATCCTGGGGACGAAGTGCTGATTCCCTCACCGGATTATCCGTTGTGGACAGCTGCTGTGCGCCTTTCTGGCGGCAAGGCGGTTCACTACAACTGTATTGAAGAGAAGGGCTGGATTCCCGACCTTGCGGATATGGAAGCCAAGATAACCTCGCGTACCAAGGCGATTGTCGTCATCAATCCCAATAATCCCACGGGCGCTGTCTATGACCGCGAGACGCTGACGGAAATTGTGGATCTTGCCCGCACCCATAACCTGATCCTCTACAGTGACGAGATTTACAATAAGATTACCTACGACGGGATTGAGCACATTCCCATGGCTTCCCTTTCCACTGATGTTCTGACCGTTACTTTCGGGGGCCTCAGTAAGGTCTACCGCGCAGCGGGCTACCGGGTGGGATGGCTCTACTTCAGTGGCCCGGTGCGGGAAGCTGAAGACTATATTGACGGCATAACACTGCTTGCCAGCATGCGGCTGTGTTCCAACGCCCTTGGGCAGTGGGGCGTGCAGGCGGCACTTGGTGGCATTCAGTCCATCTTCTCCCTGACGGCGCCCGGCGGCCGTCTGTACAATCAGCGCAATGCGGTGTACGAGCGACTCAACGCCATTGACGGTGTGCATTGCGCCAAACCTCTGGGTGCTCTCTATGCCTTTCCTTCATTTGACCTCAGGCGTTTCCGTTTCAAGAATGACGAAGACTTTGTCTACCGCTTTCTCAGTGAACAGCAGGTGCTTCTCGTTCAAGGGAAGGGCTTTAACTACTTCAGTGAGTGTCACTTCCGGGTGGTCTTCCTGCCGCAGGTTGACCTGATCAACGACGCCATGGATCGCCTCGAAGAGTTCCTGCGGGAAAACCAGGCATGA
- a CDS encoding D-alanine--D-alanine ligase family protein, whose protein sequence is MMKTVGLLMGGTSREREVSVQSGTFVGKALEELGYAVRILDPQEPRWQEKLIGVDMVYNTLHGPVGEDGTVQGYLQMCGIPYTGTGVLGSAVSMDKIAAKRIALACGIPTPAYLVVTADMAHGAVDMLAKSSFSFPLVVKVPREGSSIGVFIVHDAGEFQRALQECLQLDSQVMVEEYIQGYELTSGFLDDLALPLVGIVAGNAFYDYAAKYTKGMTVYDVPGKVDPSAASRVVDYSRRLCRALGLRGAFRVDYMLKDDVPYFLEVNTNPGMTQTSLIPKAAGAAGMSFADVVAKVLEGVAKS, encoded by the coding sequence ATGATGAAGACCGTAGGGCTGCTGATGGGCGGCACTTCCCGGGAGCGGGAAGTGTCCGTGCAGAGTGGTACCTTTGTCGGCAAGGCTCTTGAGGAGCTTGGCTACGCTGTGCGCATTCTGGATCCGCAGGAGCCTCGGTGGCAGGAGAAGCTGATTGGTGTGGATATGGTGTACAACACCCTCCACGGCCCGGTGGGCGAAGATGGTACTGTGCAGGGATACCTGCAGATGTGTGGAATTCCCTATACGGGAACGGGTGTCCTGGGCAGTGCGGTGTCCATGGATAAGATTGCCGCCAAGCGCATAGCGCTTGCCTGCGGTATTCCCACCCCTGCCTATCTGGTAGTGACTGCAGATATGGCCCATGGGGCCGTGGATATGCTGGCAAAATCCAGCTTCAGTTTTCCCCTGGTGGTGAAGGTTCCCCGGGAAGGTTCCAGTATCGGTGTCTTCATCGTGCATGATGCCGGGGAATTTCAGCGGGCCTTGCAGGAATGTCTCCAGCTTGATAGCCAGGTGATGGTGGAGGAGTATATTCAGGGGTACGAGCTGACCAGTGGTTTTCTTGATGACCTGGCCCTTCCCCTGGTGGGCATTGTTGCGGGCAACGCCTTTTACGACTATGCTGCCAAGTACACCAAGGGTATGACTGTCTATGATGTCCCCGGCAAGGTTGATCCATCAGCGGCCTCTCGCGTAGTGGACTACAGCCGCCGACTCTGCCGTGCCCTTGGCTTGCGTGGGGCCTTCCGCGTTGACTACATGCTCAAAGATGATGTCCCCTATTTCCTGGAAGTCAATACAAACCCTGGAATGACGCAGACCAGTCTCATTCCCAAAGCGGCCGGAGCGGCCGGCATGAGTTTTGCGGACGTGGTTGCAAAGGTTCTGGAAGGTGTCGCAAAGTCTTGA
- a CDS encoding cell division protein FtsQ/DivIB, translated as MSVKNNSRRLPVAATVAVFLAGLSVYWYYLASPLFPLRAVVKENHYYAREEKITALFTNYLGKDILALDIQSVAQELAGLPWVKSVAVFRKLNGVVQVVLSEYQPGYILKTPQAKRFYISADGYVMEEVHGAMDRKLEYHGIHLPEIFTAESGVAPGDFIWQTPLLYSLAQSVPEDFLLDFSIRLESGGIVLVKGNMEVFLGEDKYPRKADALASVLGQPFSFYLDYRVHIDDNAVYIRESLGN; from the coding sequence TTGAGTGTAAAAAACAACAGCCGTCGACTGCCCGTGGCCGCCACTGTCGCCGTATTTCTCGCTGGTCTGAGCGTCTACTGGTATTACCTTGCCTCTCCCCTTTTTCCCTTGCGTGCTGTCGTGAAGGAAAATCACTATTACGCCCGCGAGGAAAAGATAACAGCACTGTTTACAAATTACCTGGGAAAGGATATCCTTGCCCTGGACATTCAGTCGGTAGCACAGGAGCTTGCAGGATTGCCATGGGTAAAAAGTGTGGCCGTCTTTCGCAAGCTCAATGGTGTTGTCCAAGTGGTTCTTTCAGAGTACCAGCCTGGGTACATACTGAAAACTCCTCAGGCAAAACGTTTCTACATCTCCGCTGACGGTTATGTCATGGAGGAGGTACACGGGGCCATGGATCGCAAGCTTGAGTACCATGGCATTCATCTGCCTGAGATTTTTACCGCTGAGTCAGGTGTTGCCCCTGGCGACTTTATATGGCAGACGCCACTGCTGTACTCGCTGGCGCAGAGTGTGCCGGAGGACTTCCTGCTGGATTTTTCCATCCGCCTCGAAAGCGGGGGGATTGTCCTGGTCAAGGGCAACATGGAAGTGTTCCTGGGCGAAGACAAATATCCGCGGAAAGCTGACGCGCTGGCAAGTGTGCTGGGTCAGCCATTTTCGTTTTATCTTGACTACAGGGTCCATATAGATGACAACGCTGTGTATATCAGGGAGAGCTTGGGGAACTAA
- the ftsA gene encoding cell division protein FtsA produces the protein MSKESAEQKNIIVGLDIGTTKVCVVVGQVKSDGSINVIGIGKAESRGIRKGIVVNIDQTVDAIRKAVNEAQLMAGVPIRDVYVSIAGAHTKGQNSRGVIAIKNKEVSLEDIDRVIESARAVDISLDRQIVHVLPQEYVVDGQDSIKDPLGMSGVRLEIEVHIVTASKTSVENIVKSCNRAGLNISSLVLSQLATSHAVLAHDERDLGVAVVDIGGGTTDVAIVIEGSPWHTCSIPFGGVNITNDIAIALKTPFKEAERIKLDYGSAQVRPQDENSIVEVPGVGGRDPKRLSRYVLSQIINPRVVEIMGWVRKELVSAGLEERITSGIVLTGGTSQMEGIGTETAKVFGTEVRKGIPSRIGGLVDIASAPEYSTAVGLVLYAASENPFLFQAGVEIHSDGPQGSGSMKKVAQKVQKLFGEFF, from the coding sequence ATGTCAAAAGAAAGCGCTGAACAGAAAAACATTATCGTCGGACTCGATATCGGTACCACGAAAGTCTGTGTGGTTGTCGGTCAGGTCAAAAGTGATGGTTCCATCAATGTCATCGGTATCGGCAAGGCTGAGTCGCGGGGCATCCGCAAAGGAATAGTGGTCAATATCGACCAGACCGTGGATGCCATACGCAAGGCCGTCAACGAAGCGCAGCTCATGGCAGGTGTTCCCATCCGTGACGTGTATGTCAGTATTGCCGGCGCCCATACCAAGGGCCAGAATTCCCGCGGTGTTATCGCCATAAAAAACAAGGAAGTCAGCCTCGAAGATATCGACCGCGTGATCGAGTCTGCCCGGGCCGTGGATATATCACTGGATCGTCAGATAGTACATGTGCTTCCCCAGGAATACGTTGTCGATGGTCAGGACTCCATCAAGGATCCCCTGGGCATGAGTGGTGTGCGCCTGGAGATAGAGGTACATATTGTTACCGCCTCTAAAACCTCTGTCGAAAATATAGTCAAGAGCTGCAACCGCGCCGGACTGAATATCTCTTCGCTGGTGCTGAGCCAGCTGGCCACCTCCCATGCCGTTCTCGCCCATGATGAACGGGATCTCGGGGTCGCCGTAGTTGATATCGGCGGCGGAACCACGGACGTGGCCATCGTCATTGAAGGCAGCCCCTGGCACACCTGCAGCATCCCGTTCGGTGGTGTCAACATCACCAATGATATCGCTATTGCCCTTAAGACTCCCTTCAAGGAAGCGGAGAGGATCAAGCTCGACTACGGCAGCGCCCAGGTGCGTCCCCAGGATGAGAACAGCATTGTGGAAGTTCCGGGTGTTGGTGGACGTGATCCCAAGCGGCTCTCCCGCTATGTGCTGAGCCAGATTATCAACCCGCGCGTGGTGGAAATCATGGGCTGGGTGCGCAAGGAACTCGTGAGCGCAGGCCTTGAGGAGCGTATAACCAGTGGTATTGTCCTGACCGGCGGGACCAGCCAGATGGAAGGTATTGGCACCGAGACGGCCAAGGTCTTTGGAACCGAGGTGCGTAAGGGAATTCCCAGCAGAATTGGTGGCCTGGTGGACATAGCCAGTGCGCCGGAGTATTCAACTGCTGTTGGGCTCGTGCTTTATGCTGCTTCGGAAAATCCGTTTCTCTTCCAGGCCGGCGTCGAAATCCACTCAGATGGGCCCCAGGGCTCAGGATCCATGAAAAAAGTTGCACAGAAAGTTCAAAAACTGTTTGGAGAATTCTTTTAA
- the ftsZ gene encoding cell division protein FtsZ produces MLEFEEDYIPGATIKVVGVGGAGGNAVNSMIDASLEGVEFITANTDQRALDISKAPVKLQIGSKLTRGLGAGANPDVGRKAAEEDVERLREALSGADMVFVTLGLGGGTGTGASPVIAKIAKEMGALTIAVATMPFAFEGRRRIQVAQKGYLELREFVDSIITIPNQSLFEICDKSTKLTEAYLLADDVLKQAVQGISDAINVTGIVNIDFADVRTVMSNSGLALMGTGEAEGENRAVEAARKAITSPLLKDFDISGAKNILLNITGGMETTLHEIEAVTKVVSEAAKGEAEIIYGNVINPDMQNRMKVTVIATSFRNDKSQVAGIPSEAQRKGTTTGMESGLRKAPESVSSSHEGVASAAQVRAPESSRGSSHAAMAALERELKSDDEDMIIEEIPAKSAGTGPAAPAARSAVNPEFISIKKIRENQSADVQKIHQILGGNDETDYFDIPAFLRNQAD; encoded by the coding sequence ATGTTGGAATTTGAAGAAGATTATATACCCGGTGCGACCATTAAGGTCGTTGGTGTCGGCGGAGCTGGCGGAAATGCTGTCAACAGCATGATCGACGCCTCCCTGGAGGGCGTTGAGTTCATCACCGCCAACACGGATCAGCGCGCCCTTGACATATCCAAAGCACCGGTGAAACTTCAGATAGGATCGAAGCTCACCCGCGGCCTTGGTGCAGGAGCAAATCCCGATGTGGGACGTAAAGCGGCTGAAGAAGACGTGGAACGACTGCGTGAAGCTTTGAGTGGTGCGGATATGGTCTTCGTGACCCTGGGCCTTGGCGGGGGAACCGGTACTGGCGCTTCGCCGGTTATCGCCAAAATCGCCAAGGAAATGGGCGCCCTGACCATTGCGGTGGCCACCATGCCTTTTGCCTTTGAAGGACGTCGCCGTATCCAGGTGGCCCAGAAGGGGTACCTCGAACTGCGGGAGTTCGTCGACAGCATCATCACCATTCCCAATCAAAGCCTTTTTGAAATCTGCGACAAAAGCACCAAACTCACGGAAGCCTACCTCCTGGCGGATGATGTTCTGAAACAGGCCGTTCAGGGCATATCCGACGCCATCAACGTCACCGGTATCGTCAACATCGACTTTGCCGATGTACGCACGGTCATGTCCAACTCTGGCCTGGCTTTAATGGGTACCGGCGAGGCTGAGGGCGAGAATCGGGCTGTCGAGGCTGCCCGCAAGGCCATCACCAGCCCCCTGCTCAAAGACTTCGATATCTCCGGAGCCAAAAATATCCTTCTGAATATCACCGGCGGCATGGAAACCACCCTCCATGAAATCGAAGCTGTCACCAAAGTGGTTTCAGAGGCCGCCAAAGGGGAAGCGGAAATTATCTACGGGAACGTCATTAACCCGGACATGCAGAATCGCATGAAGGTTACTGTTATCGCTACCAGCTTCCGCAATGACAAGTCCCAGGTGGCCGGAATCCCTTCGGAGGCCCAGCGTAAAGGTACTACAACAGGCATGGAAAGCGGCTTGCGCAAGGCACCCGAGTCCGTGTCATCATCCCATGAGGGGGTTGCCAGTGCCGCTCAGGTGCGCGCGCCAGAGAGCTCCAGAGGCTCTTCCCATGCGGCTATGGCGGCGCTGGAGCGCGAGCTGAAAAGCGATGATGAGGATATGATCATTGAGGAGATACCGGCAAAAAGTGCAGGAACCGGGCCGGCGGCCCCAGCAGCACGCAGTGCCGTGAACCCTGAGTTTATTTCCATCAAGAAGATTCGCGAAAACCAGAGCGCCGATGTGCAGAAAATCCATCAGATTCTCGGCGGCAATGACGAGACCGATTACTTTGATATTCCGGCGTTTTTGCGCAATCAGGCTGATTAA